From Homalodisca vitripennis isolate AUS2020 chromosome 1, UT_GWSS_2.1, whole genome shotgun sequence, the proteins below share one genomic window:
- the LOC124354586 gene encoding uncharacterized protein LOC124354586: protein MNSPEDFQRLQDTLDHIVLTYSRLDSHTVFNYTLFGSSLNKVCSFKDLGVVMSHDLNPWNHISRKCSKANSLMGFLCRTSKDFQSPTTLTTLFKTLVRPILEFSSVVWCPYLTGHIDTLERVQIRFLRLIGLRLGYQFLETPVDCLRISLGLPHLATRRRMADILIFHKMVNGALDCPRLLSLPEFRIPTSTRSEDIFFKRALPSL, encoded by the coding sequence ATGAACTCTCCTGAGGACTTTCAGCGACTACAGGATACTTTGGATCATATCGTACTCACGTACTCCCGGCTGGACTCACACACTGTATTCAACTACACTCTCTTCGGCTCCTCACTAAATAAAGTCTGCAGTTTTAAGGACCTTGGGGTCGTTATGTCTCATGATCTCAATCCGTGGAATCATATCTCACGCAAATGCAGCAAGGCCAATTCACTAATGGGATTCCTATGCAGAACATCGAAAGACTTTCAATCCCCAACTACATTGACAACACTGTTCAAAACCTTAGTGCGTCCGATCCTAGAATTTTCATCTGTTGTTTGGTGTCCCTACCTGACAGGGCACATTGATACTCTTGAGCGGGTGCAGATCAGATTCTTGAGGCTCATCGGACTACGTCTTGGCTATCAGTTCCTGGAGACGCCTGTTGACTGTTTGAGGATCTCCCTTGGCCTTCCACATTTGGCGACTAGAAGAAGGATGGCGGACATCTTGATTTTTCATAAGATGGTTAACGGTGCTCTAGACTGCCCTCGTCTTCTCTCTCTTCCCGAGTTTCGAATTCCGACATCGACTCGTTCCGAGGACATCTTTTTCAAGAGGGCACTTCCTTCTCTTTAA